TCATGACCACAATCGTCGCCAGACCGGCTCCCCCAATGCAATCAAGGATCAGGCGCGCTTGTGGGGCAGCCTTTTCGGAGAGCTTACTACTCGGCCAAATCATGGCAAGGGCTGCGCCGATGAGCAAGGCGAATCCCCACGCAGCGAAGCCAGTTGGGAACAATCGAATAGTGTGATCCATGTCATGACGGCTGCAATCACGATGAGCAGCGCGGGCATCAGCCGCCGTACCCGTCTTAACCAGAAGTCTTTCCAATCAATCTGCCCGTTTCTTTTCCATTGAGCAAGCAGGATGTCCGTGATAAGGTATCCGGACAATACGAAAAACACGCCGACACCCAAAAACCCCCCTGGTGCCCAGCCAACATCGAGGTGATAGAAGATGACGGCAAAGACAGCGAGCGCCCTCAGTCCATCTAGTCCAGGCATATAGCGGCTTTTCCCCTTCAAAGGCTTAGGAATACCGTCCGCCTGCCTATCTATAGCAGCATTTGTTGCGAATGGTGGGAATCGTTTGTTTGTCATGCGGTTCGGCGCTGCAATCCGTATACTGCTGTACTGCTTCGTTCCTTTCATGCTATGCATCTGTATTCTACCCTTTCAATCACAATAATGATAAGTTTTAACTAAGCTGACAAGTGACCAATAGAATACATGTACAACAAATCCAATACTTGTGCATCGGACAGATGATGTACACAAGACTTCATTCGGTGCCGTTGGCTCGATCTTCATACGTAATGCCGGTAGTGAATGTTATGACGAGACACCCCTTTCGCTACTTCCTTTGCTTTGGATGTTTTTGAAATCCGAATTAATGAAACGTCCTGACTACTTTAGATACGATGATAGAGTTTACACTTGGCACCAGAATCGGGGTCAAATATTGTTGCACGTGTATGTTTCCGATCGCGTCTACTTTCGGTAAAGCGGTTTTATGCGGAAAGTTACTAGATTCGTTTTCAAAAGTTACACACTAAGTTTGACAGACACCTGTGACTCGATTTCGATTTTTATTTTATATATTCTTTGCTTACTAATGCATCGGCAATCACATTGGTTGGTATGACAAACTCACGCACGCCCATAAACCCTGGTGCGACCTCGTATTTATCAAAGCAGATGACAAGTTTGCCATCATTATTAATATAGAAGGATTGATTTTTATCAATATTGTCGATTTCTTCCCAATAAACCTTATCTGGATCTGTCTTCATCTGTTGTTTCATCTGTTCCTTAATATTTTCACTGATTAAGCTGATATAGCTATCATCTTTAAATAAGCTCGGCAAGGTAATTAAAAGCTGATTTTTCTTGTCTATCGTGTCATAAGTATATTTTGAGAAACCATTAACCGTGCTTACGACATATCTTCCAATGGCAAGAATCTGATCATTGTCGGTTTTGACATCATAACCGCTTTTTACACCTAAATGACCCCCGCCATTTTTCTTTAACTCCTCCATGTCCGCCGTGAAATCGTTGTACAGTTTTTTACTTTCTTCCAGGTATTTGTTGTTCAAGGTGGCTTCTAACGTTTTATTTTCCATGTTCGTAATAGCAGGAATTTTTATATCGGCTTTGGCAGTTTCCTCATCTACTTTAAATTCTGTAAAAGTGAGCACCTTGACGATCGAACCAACCAATGGCACTTCCGATAAGGTATTTGCAAAGGTGGGGCTAGTATTAACCCCTGTTATCAATATAATAGCCGCTGCCCCGACCCCAACGAGAGGCTTCATCATGATCACATGTCTTTTCTTTTTTTGCTTGAGGGCTTTCTTCACGACGAAATCCAATTCATTGGGAATAGGTATATCCTTATATTTTCTTTTCAATTGTTCCAGTTGTTTACTCATTTTACTTGACCTCCTCTAAAATATCATTGCTCATTTGAATTCGAAGTTTGCGAAGTGCTTGATACAATCGTGTTTTTATGGTACTGATGTTTTCATTCATCACTTCCGCAATTTCTTCAATTTTTAAATCCTCAAAATATCTAAGTACAACTACAGTCCGAAAGGCGTAGGGTAATTCCTCCAAAGCCTTCTCCAGATCAACGTCAGGGTAGACATCTTCACTAGTAGGACTGTAAAATTCCAACGTCTTATCATCGACAAGTTGAATCCTCTTTTGTTTTCTCAGGAAATCGAGAGATGTATTCACCACGATCCTATAAAACCAGCTTTTCATCGCCTCTTCGGATTTTAAGGTTGCTAATGATGACAAAGCCTTATGGATAGAATCCTGAACAATATCCAGTGCATTTTCGGCATTCTTTACATAACTAAAAGCCAATCGATACACATTCTCCTTGTTTTCTGTAATAAAACGAATTAGTTTTTTTTCTAACTTGTGATTCATTTAAAAATCCTCCCTTGGTACGCGCGTATCATTCCCTTGCCTTAATACATAATAAGACGTGTGAGCTTCCTAAAAAGTTTGTTTTTTGATTAGGGGTAATACCCAACGCCACTAACAGCACCCGAAAGGTAAAAAAGGGGGATCCCTCCAATGGAACGATAATTTTCTATGCATGAAAAATATGAATGTTAAAAACCCGATGTCCCTATCGTTAGGGGGTATAAATATTCAAAATCACCAAATAGTTGTTCAAACAGCTAGCCTTCTTCCGACTGGGGATCAAACGGATTGGACAAGTGAGTGAAAACATCTTAAATCGACAGTTTAAAGCTAGTAAACCAAACCAATTTTGGGTAACGGGGATCACTCATATTCCGACCCATGAAGGCTGGTTGAATTTGGCAAGTGTAATGGACTTGTATTCTCGTAAAATAGTAGGTTGGGCCATGGACGGAGTACAAAACAATGACAAAGGAATTGGTTATCTCTGCATTAAAGATGGCTTACAAGCGTCAAAAGCCGGGAAAAGGCGTCATTCATCACTCAGACCGTGGTGTTCAATATGCCTCCTCTGAGTATCAGAAACTATTAAAAAAGTATAATACGAGAGACTGCATGAGCCGAAATG
This DNA window, taken from Bacillus sp. (in: firmicutes), encodes the following:
- a CDS encoding sigma-70 family RNA polymerase sigma factor, with translation MNHKLEKKLIRFITENKENVYRLAFSYVKNAENALDIVQDSIHKALSSLATLKSEEAMKSWFYRIVVNTSLDFLRKQKRIQLVDDKTLEFYSPTSEDVYPDVDLEKALEELPYAFRTVVVLRYFEDLKIEEIAEVMNENISTIKTRLYQALRKLRIQMSNDILEEVK
- a CDS encoding DUF3298 and DUF4163 domain-containing protein, which produces MSKQLEQLKRKYKDIPIPNELDFVVKKALKQKKKRHVIMMKPLVGVGAAAIILITGVNTSPTFANTLSEVPLVGSIVKVLTFTEFKVDEETAKADIKIPAITNMENKTLEATLNNKYLEESKKLYNDFTADMEELKKNGGGHLGVKSGYDVKTDNDQILAIGRYVVSTVNGFSKYTYDTIDKKNQLLITLPSLFKDDSYISLISENIKEQMKQQMKTDPDKVYWEEIDNIDKNQSFYINNDGKLVICFDKYEVAPGFMGVREFVIPTNVIADALVSKEYIK